The Prosthecobacter fusiformis sequence CCAGTGCTGCGGAGTTTGTTTGGGAAAATTTCTGGCAAGTAAATCGCGAAGCCTGCAAAGACGCTTAATTGTACCATACCCATCAAGAACATCATCCACCTTGCAGCAATCGGGTCACTCATTTTCCAATACACCAAAAACGTGACCACCAAAGCCGCACTAAAACCAATGAAAAAAGCTGGGCGACGGCCAATTTTAGCAATGTTGGTAAACAAGGTCATTCCCACAGCCGCTCCAAGCATGTTGAAGAGATAAGCCACCGAAATCGCATTGTTTACCTCTGCCGGAATCAGGTCGGCTGCGATACCTGCTTTTTCAAAGTGCTGTTTGAATACCACTTTTTGCAAATCCACGGCATATTCTCCAATAGCCCAAAGACCTATCACTCCGGTGCTAGCAATGATTGCACCCACTATCAAATTCTTCCTCCAGCGAGAATTAGCCAACAGACTAGCATACGGTGCAAAAATGCTGCCCTTGGGAAGCTGCCCCATATCTTTAAGCCGCTGCCAAGATTCAGGCTCTTTCAAATATCCGCGTGTGAAAATGATAAGCAAAGCAGGCAATGCACCAATGAGGAACATCCAACGCCAACCTGAGCCAGCCGTGATCGTCTGGTTTGCCTCTAATGCATCGATACCCATTTTGGCGAATCCCGCCGTCAAATTCCCAATCGTTGACAGAATCTGTAGAAGGCCAAGACACTGGATGCGCGCGCCACTCGGCACAGTTTCTGCAATAAGAGAAACTGCCAACCCAAAGACACCACCCACACCAATCCCTGTCAAAAAGCGAAAAATGGTAAAATCAGTTTGTGTCTGGCTGAAAAAGCTTAGCCCTGTGAACGCCGAATAAATTAGGATCGTCAGCGTTAGCATTCTCGCTCGCCCATACTTATCTCCTAACGCACCGAATATCATACCACCAATCCCCCAGCCGATGAGGAAGCAAGCAGTCACCACCTTACCAAAAGATTGCAATGATGGATCCGACGGCGGGAGTTTCATCAGCTCCACGAGTGCTGGAACACGAGCAAGGGAAAACAAACGCTGGTCAAGGCAGTCAAAAAACC is a genomic window containing:
- a CDS encoding MFS transporter, encoding MSLPASPPDSTAPWYKQMNRYHWFVLIVASAAWFFDCLDQRLFSLARVPALVELMKLPPSDPSLQSFGKVVTACFLIGWGIGGMIFGALGDKYGRARMLTLTILIYSAFTGLSFFSQTQTDFTIFRFLTGIGVGGVFGLAVSLIAETVPSGARIQCLGLLQILSTIGNLTAGFAKMGIDALEANQTITAGSGWRWMFLIGALPALLIIFTRGYLKEPESWQRLKDMGQLPKGSIFAPYASLLANSRWRKNLIVGAIIASTGVIGLWAIGEYAVDLQKVVFKQHFEKAGIAADLIPAEVNNAISVAYLFNMLGAAVGMTLFTNIAKIGRRPAFFIGFSAALVVTFLVYWKMSDPIAARWMMFLMGMVQLSVFAGFAIYLPEIFPNKLRSTGTSFCYNLGRFAAAGGSFFSATLTSGVYGKFAAQDPALPLRYAAMTMCAIFIMGILVLPFAPETKGQPLPED